From Nitrospiraceae bacterium:
CAGTTCGAACGATACCTGTGATCACGAACAGAGCTTGCCCAATTTTGAGACGTTCGCCGACAGAGAGACCCATGCGAATGAGCAAGGATTTCTGTACCACCGCTCCGAAACAGGGAGTCCCCCCGCATCGGCGGATGTCGGGATGTAGCAATGTATCGAGGGATTCAGTTGGTTCAAGCCGTATCGTTCCATACAAGGGATAGGCCTGTTCCACTGCCTTTAATTCAGCAATCTGTGTCGCTGACACACCTGATCCACCCTGATCTACCCGCGCGGCCATCGCGATGAGTTCGCTCACGTGAGTAGTCGTGATGCCCCGTGTCGTGAGAGAGGTCAACACGTCCTGCCCTTTTGCCGAAAGCGGATGAGATAGACGCATTTCCAAATCACCGCCGAGTAGTCCGCGCGCTTCACGCATCACGGCTCGCTCCACATTGGCAGCGAATAGTGACACGGCTACCAATGTGCCGACACCAACGGCGATGCAGACGAAAAAATACAGAAAATGTTGCCAGCCCCCCCTGGTTTCTCGCCACGCCATGGCGAACAGAAACTTATTCACGAGGGGGACTCTCCCGAGGAAACCGTCTCGTCGGTTTCCTCGTCGGATTCGATGCGGCCATCCCGCAACGTGATCACGCGCTGCATGAGCGAGGCAACATCTCGCTCGTGCGTAACCAACACCAGCGTTGTGCCGTAGTCACGATGGAGGTCGAGTAAGAGCCCGATGATGTGTCGACCAGTACCCGAATCAAGATTGCCGGTCGGTTCATCGGCCAGCAGGATTGGAGGTCGACAGGCGAACGCTCTGGCCACCGCGACCCGCTGTTGCTCACCTCCGGACAATTGCACCGGATAATGGTGAAGACGGTCCTGCAAGCCAACTGCGTCCAGGAGATCGCTAGCGCGCCTCTTCACTGAAGAAACTCCGGTCAACTCAAGTGGGACCATGACATTTTCGAGCGCGGTTAAGGTTGGGATGAGGTGGAACGATTGAAAGATATACCCAATCATTTTTCGTCGGTACCGCGCGAGCGCACTCTCCGACAAAGTGGTGATATCCACTCCGTCGAGCACGACGGAGCCAGAGGTCGGACGGTCTAATCCAGCCATCAGACCCAAAAGAGTCGACTTTCCGCTGCCGGACGGCCCCACGATCGCGACCATTTGTTTCGATGGAATAACGAGGTCGATCTGATCAAGAATCGTGACCGCCCGTCCACCGGCGGCCAACCGCATCGACAACCCCTTTAAGACGATCATGGCAAGAATTCCTCACGATACTCGAGCGAACCCGACCGTATTATACTGTACTCCTATGCCAGACCCCGCACCTTTGCGCAGGTTCTTAGTCAGCCTGACAGGACTGTGGTCTTTGCTGGTGATACTCGCCCCAATACCCACGGTCTCGTTACCGCCGCCTTCGCATGCCTCAACGACGTCCTCGACCAACGGTGTGACGTCATCCGTCGAGCAGCCGCGAATCGTCGCGTTTGGTGACAGCCTGACGGCCGGCCTGGGAGTCGGACCTGCGGAATCTTACCCCGCGCAGCTGCAACGACGACTTGATGAGTTGGGCTATCACTATCGCGTGGTCAACGCGGGAGTCAGTGGAGAAACCACGGCGGGAGGAGCCCGGCGTGTGGCCTGGGTGCTCAAGAGCCGGCCCGTCATCGTCATCCTGGAACTTGGAGCCAATGACGG
This genomic window contains:
- a CDS encoding ABC transporter ATP-binding protein, whose translation is MIVLKGLSMRLAAGGRAVTILDQIDLVIPSKQMVAIVGPSGSGKSTLLGLMAGLDRPTSGSVVLDGVDITTLSESALARYRRKMIGYIFQSFHLIPTLTALENVMVPLELTGVSSVKRRASDLLDAVGLQDRLHHYPVQLSGGEQQRVAVARAFACRPPILLADEPTGNLDSGTGRHIIGLLLDLHRDYGTTLVLVTHERDVASLMQRVITLRDGRIESDEETDETVSSGESPS